The following coding sequences are from one Novosphingobium sp. Gsoil 351 window:
- the gspM gene encoding type II secretion system protein GspM, giving the protein MIGTVQTWFAGLTQRERLLVAVAGGLAAAIVLVFGIVLPLGRAHDDAHIRHREAVEASSRLLAQLAALEAPATNRGALAGPVSQVIAASADSAGFVLQANQAQGAEAATIAVPTARPSAALAWLDGLAAQGIVLESLTMTPAADGSVSVNASLRRAPR; this is encoded by the coding sequence ATGATCGGAACCGTGCAAACCTGGTTCGCGGGGCTGACCCAGCGCGAACGTTTGCTGGTCGCGGTCGCTGGTGGCCTCGCGGCGGCGATTGTCCTCGTCTTCGGCATCGTCCTCCCGCTCGGCCGCGCGCACGACGATGCCCACATCCGCCACCGCGAGGCAGTCGAGGCAAGTTCGCGACTCCTCGCGCAGCTCGCCGCGCTGGAGGCTCCGGCGACGAACCGCGGCGCGCTGGCCGGACCGGTCAGCCAAGTGATCGCGGCGAGCGCGGACAGCGCCGGGTTCGTGCTCCAGGCGAACCAAGCGCAAGGGGCCGAGGCCGCGACGATCGCAGTCCCCACCGCTCGGCCCTCGGCGGCGCTGGCGTGGCTCGACGGGCTCGCCGCGCAAGGGATCGTGCTGGAAAGCCTGACGATGACCCCCGCCGCCGACGGCAGCGTATCGGTCAACGCCAGCCTGCGCCGGGCGCCGAGATGA
- the gspG gene encoding type II secretion system major pseudopilin GspG has product MVVIFIIGLLATVVLINVLPSQDKAMRVKALGDIATLGQAMEMYRLDNMTYPGVGEGLAALRTPPANLALPQNYRAGGYVKDLPSDPWGRPYQFVVPGQAGHPFEIFSLGADGKPGGEGNDADIYADKR; this is encoded by the coding sequence ATGGTGGTGATCTTCATCATCGGCCTGCTCGCAACGGTGGTGCTGATCAACGTCCTGCCCAGCCAGGACAAGGCGATGCGGGTCAAGGCGCTGGGGGACATCGCCACGCTGGGGCAGGCGATGGAGATGTACCGGCTCGACAACATGACCTACCCCGGCGTCGGCGAGGGCCTCGCCGCGCTGCGCACTCCGCCGGCCAACCTGGCGCTGCCGCAGAACTATCGCGCCGGGGGCTACGTCAAGGACCTGCCGAGCGACCCGTGGGGGCGGCCCTATCAGTTCGTCGTGCCGGGCCAGGCCGGGCACCCCTTCGAGATCTTCTCGCTCGGCGCCGACGGCAAGCCGGGCGGCGAGGGCAACGACGCCGACATCTACGCCGACAAGCGCTGA
- a CDS encoding SDR family NAD(P)-dependent oxidoreductase → MTSTPAAIPGYARAAVFGASGGIGAALVAALRERHPGCRVYAGSRRSQQQVDPQVTPFAFDLRDPASIGAAATAIGREGPFDLVLVATGMLTRPDGSGPEKSYRAITAQGLAEQFAINAVGPALVAQAMLPLLARDRRAVFAVLSARVGSIGDNRLGGWHGYRAAKAALNMLVRNFAIEIGRSHPDAIVAGLHPGTVASRLSEPFQRGVPSAKLFTPAVAAGHLLNLVASLAPEDSGGLFAWDGTAIPF, encoded by the coding sequence ATGACTTCAACGCCTGCCGCCATCCCCGGATATGCCCGCGCGGCCGTCTTCGGGGCGAGCGGGGGCATCGGCGCGGCACTGGTCGCGGCCCTGCGCGAACGCCATCCCGGCTGCCGGGTATACGCCGGCTCGCGCCGGTCCCAACAGCAGGTCGATCCGCAAGTCACGCCGTTTGCGTTCGACTTGCGCGACCCTGCGTCGATCGGTGCGGCCGCAACTGCGATCGGACGCGAAGGGCCGTTCGATCTCGTCCTCGTCGCCACCGGCATGCTGACCCGGCCGGACGGCTCGGGGCCGGAAAAGTCGTATCGGGCGATCACCGCGCAAGGCCTGGCCGAACAGTTCGCGATCAACGCCGTCGGCCCCGCGCTGGTCGCCCAGGCGATGCTGCCGCTGCTCGCGCGCGACCGGCGCGCGGTGTTCGCGGTGCTTTCCGCGCGGGTCGGATCGATCGGCGACAACCGGCTGGGCGGCTGGCACGGTTATCGCGCCGCGAAGGCCGCGCTCAATATGCTGGTGCGCAATTTCGCGATCGAGATCGGCCGCAGCCACCCGGACGCGATCGTCGCCGGACTGCATCCCGGTACCGTCGCTTCCCGGCTCTCGGAGCCGTTCCAGCGTGGCGTGCCGTCGGCCAAACTGTTCACCCCGGCGGTGGCGGCGGGGCACCTGCTCAACTTGGTCGCCAGCCTCGCCCCCGAGGACAGCGGCGGTCTGTTCGCGTGGGACGGAACCGCGATCCCGTTCTGA
- the gspN gene encoding type II secretion system protein N codes for MIERWIFLRDGRLSGRSKLALAAIFAVALIAAFPLRLALGLADPGGRGISAREVAGTIWDGGIGDLRVGALPLGDVAAHLRPLPLLIGRREVHIERLAGTGAPGDFSANAAGGDGWLSLSAVRGQVAIGDAFGTIPATALGFDDFHAELSGGRCVSAGGQVSLILSPFSELMPGPVALSGTARCSKAALYVPMKGPTGLENLFLRLEPDGRWRADLVLGGLPAEVTAPLLEAGFAARPGGIGISAEGKL; via the coding sequence ATGATCGAGCGGTGGATCTTCCTGCGCGACGGGCGGCTGTCCGGGCGGAGCAAGCTGGCGCTCGCGGCGATCTTCGCGGTTGCGCTGATCGCCGCGTTTCCGCTGCGCCTCGCGCTCGGCCTGGCCGACCCCGGCGGGCGCGGGATTAGCGCGCGCGAGGTCGCGGGAACGATCTGGGATGGCGGGATAGGGGATTTGCGCGTCGGCGCGTTGCCGCTGGGTGACGTCGCCGCGCACCTTCGCCCGCTGCCCTTGTTGATCGGCCGGCGCGAGGTGCACATCGAGCGCTTGGCCGGAACCGGCGCGCCCGGCGACTTTTCCGCCAATGCTGCAGGCGGCGATGGCTGGCTCTCGCTCAGCGCGGTGCGCGGCCAGGTTGCGATCGGCGATGCGTTCGGAACGATTCCCGCCACAGCGCTGGGCTTCGACGATTTCCACGCCGAGTTGAGCGGTGGCCGCTGCGTGAGCGCGGGCGGGCAGGTCAGCCTGATCCTCAGCCCGTTCAGCGAGCTGATGCCCGGCCCGGTGGCGCTGAGCGGCACCGCGCGGTGCAGCAAGGCCGCGCTGTACGTGCCGATGAAGGGGCCGACCGGGCTCGAGAACCTGTTCCTTCGGCTCGAGCCCGACGGCCGCTGGCGCGCCGACTTGGTGCTCGGCGGGCTTCCGGCCGAAGTCACCGCGCCGCTGCTCGAAGCCGGCTTCGCCGCGCGCCCCGGCGGGATTGGGATCAGCGCCGAGGGCAAGCTGTAA
- the sdhC gene encoding succinate dehydrogenase, cytochrome b556 subunit: MAQAQSNRPMSPHLSIWRWGPAMAVSILHRAAGEGMAFVGIPVFLWWLAALAGGPESYATFLAIASAWYGQVVLIGLSWAFFEHLSSGLRHFVLDVGAGYELDTNNAWSWAVPAIAIVLTALFWAAIYLR, from the coding sequence ATGGCGCAGGCTCAAAGCAATCGGCCGATGTCACCGCACTTGTCGATCTGGCGGTGGGGTCCGGCGATGGCGGTTTCGATCCTCCACCGCGCCGCGGGTGAAGGGATGGCGTTCGTCGGCATCCCGGTGTTCCTGTGGTGGCTCGCCGCGCTTGCCGGGGGGCCGGAAAGCTACGCCACCTTCCTTGCCATCGCGAGCGCCTGGTACGGCCAGGTCGTGTTGATCGGGCTGAGCTGGGCGTTCTTCGAACACTTGTCCTCCGGCCTGCGCCATTTCGTGCTCGATGTCGGCGCGGGTTACGAACTGGACACCAACAACGCGTGGTCGTGGGCGGTGCCCGCGATCGCGATCGTGCTGACCGCCCTGTTCTGGGCGGCGATTTATTTGCGCTGA
- the gspL gene encoding type II secretion system protein GspL, translated as MAGADERTMNGDGHGLLIVLPAAVGGAWHWRRVCDDALEAWHPHSPGDDAPWGEPCEGDRVVALVPSDQAPVRVRPRGTMPLAQGLAAARLESGGEGLHVAVGEGERGILVATAALSAMDLWLAELATAGLAPDALVPAALILPAPAAGAASAQLAGQPLARTADAAFAGEPELVAALAGSEPEAVSDAALERALLAAWRDPPLNLRQGLYAPRRVSFFRLPDWRQLARMAAVAALLGFLILAVETVKLNLDASAREQAALAAAQKRFPAAVDLATAQSLAAAELARRGEGGASFTAPTAALLGAMRPIPSVALRDLGYAADGTLRFQAAAPTADAINRLLAALQADGWQVTVPPSLAPDATGATVAPITVRAP; from the coding sequence ATGGCGGGGGCCGACGAGCGGACCATGAACGGCGACGGGCACGGCCTGCTGATCGTGCTGCCGGCCGCCGTGGGTGGGGCGTGGCACTGGCGGCGCGTGTGCGACGATGCGCTCGAGGCTTGGCACCCGCATAGCCCCGGCGACGATGCGCCGTGGGGCGAACCCTGCGAGGGCGACCGCGTGGTCGCGCTCGTCCCCTCGGACCAGGCGCCGGTAAGGGTCCGCCCGCGCGGGACGATGCCATTGGCGCAGGGGCTCGCCGCGGCGCGGCTGGAGAGCGGCGGCGAGGGCCTGCACGTCGCGGTGGGCGAGGGCGAGCGCGGCATTCTCGTCGCGACCGCCGCGCTCTCCGCGATGGATCTGTGGCTGGCCGAACTGGCCACGGCAGGCTTGGCCCCCGACGCGCTGGTTCCGGCGGCGCTGATCCTGCCCGCACCGGCCGCTGGCGCGGCGTCTGCGCAGCTCGCCGGACAGCCGCTGGCGCGCACCGCCGATGCCGCGTTCGCGGGCGAGCCCGAGCTGGTCGCGGCGCTGGCCGGAAGCGAGCCGGAAGCAGTCTCGGACGCGGCGCTGGAGCGCGCCCTGCTGGCTGCCTGGCGTGATCCGCCGCTGAACTTGCGCCAGGGCCTCTATGCACCCCGCCGCGTCTCGTTCTTTCGCCTGCCCGACTGGCGCCAGCTCGCGCGGATGGCGGCGGTGGCGGCGCTGCTGGGCTTTCTGATCCTCGCGGTCGAGACGGTGAAGCTCAACCTCGATGCCTCGGCACGCGAGCAAGCCGCGCTCGCCGCCGCGCAGAAGCGCTTTCCCGCCGCGGTCGATCTCGCCACCGCGCAATCGCTTGCCGCCGCAGAACTGGCGCGGCGCGGCGAGGGTGGGGCGAGCTTTACCGCGCCCACCGCCGCGCTGCTGGGGGCGATGCGCCCGATCCCGTCGGTGGCGCTGCGCGACCTCGGCTATGCCGCTGACGGCACGCTGCGTTTCCAGGCCGCCGCGCCCACCGCCGACGCCATCAACCGGCTGCTGGCGGCGCTCCAGGCGGATGGCTGGCAGGTGACGGTCCCCCCCAGCCTCGCTCCCGACGCCACCGGCGCCACCGTGGCCCCGATCACGGTGCGCGCGCCATGA
- the sdhD gene encoding succinate dehydrogenase, hydrophobic membrane anchor protein: protein MGNGTSIGRVRGLGSAKHGAHHWLVARYTAIGNIVLIPWLLVSLALLPGYDFQTVHNWAARPVPAMLLALICINTFHHAKLGVQVFMEDYVHDEGNKFASLVALNALPLAATVFGVICVVRIALGGA, encoded by the coding sequence ATGGGCAACGGAACCTCGATCGGGCGCGTGCGCGGGCTCGGCTCGGCCAAGCACGGCGCGCATCACTGGCTCGTCGCGCGCTACACCGCGATCGGCAACATCGTCCTGATTCCGTGGCTGCTTGTCAGCCTGGCGCTGCTGCCGGGCTACGATTTCCAGACCGTCCACAACTGGGCGGCTCGGCCGGTGCCGGCGATGCTACTCGCGCTGATCTGCATCAACACCTTCCATCACGCCAAGCTGGGCGTCCAGGTGTTCATGGAAGACTATGTCCATGACGAGGGCAACAAGTTCGCCTCGCTCGTCGCCCTCAACGCGCTGCCGCTGGCGGCGACGGTGTTCGGGGTGATCTGCGTGGTCCGCATCGCGCTGGGGGGCGCCTGA
- a CDS encoding alpha/beta hydrolase, with protein sequence MTNTLAYPNRTRSRAADTPLVLTVPGLGDSGSAHWQTAWETSLDRDVVRVDLGSWDDPHRNTWVNKLNLAIRRAERPVVLVAHSLGCLAVAWWVEYEALQEEHNVVGALLVAPPEVDGAIGGRDPDPRLARFSPAPRCVFPFPSIVVASRNDPWIGFGRARSLAEAWGSRFADAGPAGHINADSALGDWEFGRLLLDQVIARAGHTSVVAAPPQPAPRAQGLVAA encoded by the coding sequence ATGACGAACACCCTCGCCTACCCCAACCGAACCCGCTCGCGCGCTGCCGATACGCCGCTGGTCCTGACCGTTCCCGGCCTGGGCGATAGTGGCTCCGCGCACTGGCAGACCGCGTGGGAGACCTCGCTCGACCGCGATGTCGTGCGGGTCGACCTGGGATCGTGGGACGATCCGCACCGCAACACCTGGGTCAACAAGCTCAACCTCGCGATCCGCAGGGCCGAGCGTCCGGTGGTGCTCGTCGCGCACAGCCTCGGCTGCCTGGCGGTGGCATGGTGGGTCGAATACGAAGCGTTGCAGGAAGAGCATAACGTCGTCGGCGCGCTGCTCGTCGCCCCGCCCGAGGTTGACGGAGCGATCGGAGGGCGCGATCCCGATCCCCGGCTCGCCCGCTTCTCCCCCGCGCCACGCTGCGTGTTCCCGTTCCCGTCGATCGTGGTCGCCAGCCGCAACGATCCGTGGATCGGCTTCGGACGCGCGCGCAGCCTCGCCGAGGCGTGGGGCAGTCGCTTCGCCGACGCCGGCCCCGCCGGGCACATCAACGCGGATTCGGCGCTGGGCGATTGGGAGTTCGGGCGGCTGCTGCTCGATCAGGTCATAGCTCGTGCAGGGCACACGTCAGTCGTGGCAGCCCCACCGCAGCCCGCCCCGCGCGCGCAAGGTCTCGTTGCGGCGTAG